A genomic segment from Ptychodera flava strain L36383 chromosome 23 unlocalized genomic scaffold, AS_Pfla_20210202 Scaffold_23__1_contigs__length_28996876_pilon, whole genome shotgun sequence encodes:
- the LOC139123545 gene encoding uncharacterized protein isoform X1 gives MSQPSHRWSYDTAFKLEVVSKALEWKSNRKTAKHFGINEKQVRQWIKAKDQLYTSSREAKRLPGAGRKVSNQALDNSLVQWLDDHRKKGNAVTGRQLQLQARRLGFQSDFKASAGWLRSFKQRHSIPTRSRTGQKLPVPRDHEEEIVQFHRQVIQLSERHQYPMADLNNMDETPLRFDMPGNRTLERQGVKTVPVNFEKRGFTAVMTVSADECPKLQKTTRHPNETDGMRESFEEVTQKIMERFHGNISTVQDISIVINSLAEFCCISTEWMDMDEKASGSLDEYSDGIDKESAKTSPLEMHIEIPTEKIPADCGDSWKTCMEREGDLQHRQIRSNGKKCGHKQVRPFCQQRGGDKKLNKCNACGKKFSNQTNLKNHLLRHIAGKSQNPECGEMFQTGEVSSQHGLIKGVSDFSEAPSPSSDHPSQGRSTRWEVYVKKGKRFLTEYVNDLFQYTSHSGPVQDGPPALSVPKK, from the exons ATGTCGCAGCCGTCTCATCGTTGGTCGTACGACACAGCTTTCAAGTTGGAAGTTGTTAGTAAGGCGTTGGAGTGGAAGAGCAACCGGAAAACTGCTAAGCATTTCGGTATCAATGAGAAGCAAGTTCGCCAATGGATCAAGGCCAAAGATCAACTTTACACCAGTAGCAGGGAAGCTAAGCGCTTGCCAGGTGCCGGTCGTAAGGTATCCAATCAGGCTCTTGACAATTCATTGGTTCAGTGGCTTGATGATCATCGAAAGAAGGGCAACGCAGTTACTGGTCGTCAGCTTCAGCTTCAGGCAAGACGACTGGGGTTTCAGTCAGATTTCAAGGCCTCTGCTGGGTGGCTTCGCTCCTTCAAGCAGCGCCATTCTATTCCTACTCGCTCTCGTACTGGTCAGAAGCTTCCGGTTCCGCGTGACCATGAAGAGGAGATCGTCCAGTTTCACCGCCAGGTCATCCAACTAAGCGAGAGACATCAGTATCCGATGGCCGATTTAAACAACATGGATGAGACACCGCTTCGGTTTGACATGCCCGGCAATCGGACACTCGAGCGCCAGGGTGTCAAAACAGTCCCAGTCAACTTTGAGAAGAGGGGATTTACGGCGGTCATGACTGTTTCAGCCGACG AATGTCCCAAGCTGCAGAAGACTACAAGACATCCCAATGAAACTGATGGGATGAGAGAATCCTTTGAGGAAGTCACTCAGAAGATCATGGAAAGATTTCATGGAAATATTTCAACTGTACAAG ACATATCAATCGTCATAAACAGCTTGGCAGAGTTCTGCTGTATTTCAACGGAATGGATGGACATGGATGAGAAAGCCAGCGGAAGTCTGGATGAGTACAGTGATGGAATTGACAAAGAATCTGCCAAAACCAGCCCTTTGGAAATGCATATTGAGATTCCAACTGAGAAAATTCCAGCTGATTGTGGAGATTCCTGGAAAACGTGTATGGAAAGAGAAGGTGACTTGCAACATCGACAGATCCGCTCCAACGGAAAAAAGTGTGGTCATAAGCAAGTACGTCCATTTTGTCAGCAGAGGGGTGGAGATAAGAAACTCAATAAATGCAATGCCTGCGGAAAAAAGTTCAGTAACCAGACCAATCTGAAGAATCATCTACTCAGGCACATAGCTGGAAAGTCACAGAATCCAGAGTGTGGTGAGATGTTCCAGACAGGTGAAGTTTCGTCTCAACATGGACTTATCAAAGGCGTCAGTGATTTCAGTGAAGCGCCCTCACCATCCTCGGATCATCCCTCCCAAGGTCGTTCCACTCGATGGGAGGTATACGTCAAGAAAGGAAAACGATTCTTAACAGAATATGTCAATGATTTATTTCAATACACCAGTCATTCAGGACCCGTCCAGGATGGCCCGCCCGCCCTCTCAGTGCCAAAGAAGTAA